ATGACTCAGAACTACAAACCTCTTTTAAAATTGGCATACAGTTTTAGGTAATACCATCTGTGACACTTTTAACCACCCTAGAATGATCAGGAACATCTTCTACTTACTGTGATAATAAGAAGAATAATATACTGTAACTAAGTGTAGTTTATCCCCAAATTACAAGAatggtttaacatttaaaaatcaaaaaatgctATCCATCacattaataaacaaaaacaaaactacattatcagctcagtagatgcagaaaatccTAAGTccattcctgattttaaaaagaaaaatactatgaaaagaaaaaacaggaatcAAAGGGAACTCCCTTATGCGATAAAGATCGTCTGTGAAAAATCTACATAAGGAATAGTGGGAAAATGAGATTACCCTAATATAAACAATGGGAGAGAAATTTAAGTTCTCCTCATTTCCATTTAAcattgtattggaagttctagccagtgcaataaggcaagaaaaagaaataaaactactcAAATAAGAAGGAGATAAAACTGCTTTTATTCATAGACAACACAATTGTGTATgtagaaaatcaaaatgaataaacaaaagaagctactaaaactaataagtgagtttagtGAGGTTGCAAGATACAAATATActagcataaagacagacatataaacaaatgggactagatagagaaaccagaaataaacccaaatatgaTCAACCAATATTTGACAAGGGCACCAAGAACACACAGTGGAGAAATTATAGTCCCTTCAACAAATGATATTGGGAAAACCagatttccacatgcaaaagaatgaagttggatgcTAATCACAcagcatacacaaaaattaatccaACATGAATTAAAAACTTACATAAACGTAAATCCTGAAACTATCAAACTCTTAggagaaaatgcagagaaaaatgTTCATGATTTTGGTCTTGGCAACACTTTCTTAGCTATGACACCAaatgcacaggcaacaaaagcaaaactaaacaagTTGGACtacatcaaatatttaaaagctgCCTCTCttcaaaggaaacagtcaacagagtaaaatgacaacctatggaataggagaagatatttgcaaatcatatatctgataagggattaatatctaaaatatacaacTAACTTgtacaactcaataggaaaaaaaaaaataattgaattagaAGATGGGCAAAAGACCTAAACAGACATTTGTCCAAAGAAGAtgtaaaaatggccaacaggtatatgaaaagatgttcaacatcactattcatcagaaaaatgcaaatcaaaaccacaatgaaatatcacctcacatatgttaggatggctattctcaaaaaggcaaaagataagtgttggagagggtgtggaagaaaaaaataaacacttgtTCATTGttactgggaatgtaaattggtatacaATCCAGCAACTCCATTTCTGGGtttttatccaaagaaaatgaaatcagtatctcaaagatctatctgcactctcatgttaattgcagcattaGTCACTGTGGCTAAGATAGAGTAAAAACTTGTGTctatagatggatgaatggataaaggaaatgtggtatacatatacaatgGAGTATGATTTATTAAtagctataaaaaagaacagaagataCCAGCATCTGTGACAACacggataaacctggaggacattatgctaagtgaaataatccagacccagaaaggcaaatactgtatgatatcaattatatgtggaatctaaaaaagtccaactcacagaagcagagaacaATGGTTTCCAGTGGCTGGAGGTGGAGGAAAATAATATATTGATCAAAGGGAACaaattttcagttataaaatgaacAAGTTCTGGAGACTTAATATGCAGCATGGGTGATGATGGGTGCATTGATTAATTTGTTTCTGATAATGATTACACAATGTAATGATTATTACAGTACATATATCAAGTCATCAAATTATACaccatatatatagtatatatatacatatatatagtgtgtgtgtgtgtacatatatatatacgatCTGTAttcaataaatctttttaaactaaaaaattttaatgggcaaaagatctgagtaggtatttttccaaaatgatatACAACTGGTCAACAAGTATacgaaaagatgcttaacatcattcaTCAacaggggaatgcaaatcaaaccacaatgagatatcatctcacacctattaggatggtttttttttttttaagaaaagaaatgtttgggAGGACATGGAGTAATTGggacccttgtacactgttgtgGGAAATGTAAGATGATGCAGCTTCTATGGGAAACAGTATGAAGTTTTCTCAAAAAACTGAagatagaattatcatatgacccagcaataaATATCCAATACTTCTGAGTATTTATCCTAAAGAATTGAAACCAAGATatcaatatatgtgtgtgtgtgtgtgtgtgtgtgtgtactcccATGATCATtgaagcattattcatagtagctgAGAtgtggaaataacctaaatgtccactgacatatgaagagataaagaaaatgtggtacagttGGTCCTCTGCCTCTGTGGGTTCCACAgtcatggattcaaccaaccttggATCAAAATGGTTGAAAAACAATTGTGTCTGTACTGAATGTGtatagacttttttcttgtcattattttttaaacaatacagTGTAAAAACTATGTAAATAGCACTTAtgaatagcatttacattgtattagggattataagtaatctagagatcatttaaagtatacaagaagATGTGCATaagtttatatgcaaatattacatcattttagatcagggacttgagcatctgcagatttggGTATTTGTGGAAGGTCCTGGAAACAATCCCTCATGGGGACCAAGGGATGActatatatattagaatataacttatcttttaaaaagaaggaaatcttacCATATGCAACTAcatagataaaccttgaaaacattatgctaagtgaaataagccagtcacagaaagacaaatactacatgatttcactttaaagtatctaaaatagtcaaactcataaaagcaaaaatagaatggtggttgccaggtgcTTGGGGACAAGAAGAGTAAGGAATTGTAGTTCAGTAGGTATAAAGTtccagttatgcaagatgaataaattctggagattTGCTGTAGAACATCATACTTATGGTTAACAACACCATACTAAACtcaaaatttgttaagagggtaaATCTCATGTTATCTGTTCTTGCCAcaagttacaaaaattaaaaagactgaccatgCTAAGTTTTGGTGAGGATTGGAAGAACTGGAACTGTCATGCACTGTtatcactgttggtgggaatgtttaGTGATACAACCACTTTGAGAACAGTTTGGCTGTTTCCTAAGAAATTAaacatatacctactatgtaatCCAACCACTTCACCTTTAGGTATTTACCTAAAAAAACTGAAAGTATATATCCACATAAAGGTTGTTCATGAATATTCACAGCAGGTTTgcttataatagccaaaaagtggaaacaattaaAATCCCcataaatagatgaatgaataaacaaacatggTATACAATGTAATAATGCTCAGCAATAATGTGGAATGGATTATTGATATACACAACAATGttaatgtttctcaaaataattatgctaagtAGAAGAAGTCAGATATGAGTCCATtgacataaaatttatataaaattcaaactaATGTAAAGGACTAAAAGCAGACCAGTAGTGGCCTGAGAGTGTAGATGGGTAATGATGGGAAGGGGCACATGGGAGGAAGTGTAGTAGGTATAAGGAAACTTGGGAAGTGATGTacatgttcattatcttgattgtggtgatggtttcatgagtgtatacatgtcaaaacttatcagattgcacactttaaatatatatggttTATTGCATGTCAAATCtcaataaaactatattttaaagttttagtaaATTAGAAGGAATTTCAGATACATCTTTTGAATGATGTATTTTGATAATAATGAtagacataaaaataacaaagtaaataTACACATGTCTATATATAcaattccatatttttaaatgctaataaatagtaataaatagCAATAATCCGTGTTTGGAAAGGAATATTGAATTCCTTAGGTAATCACTTAAGACTGAAAAAGAAGACCTGAAGGGAAGGTTAGTGCCTGCTTCTAGGCACTAAGCCGATTAGCTATTTATTGAAGCACTCTGAGCCAAGAGATATTCTGGAAGGGCTTTGAAGGCAATACTTCACCTGAGCCCACCTGCTCTTTCTGAGGGAGTTACAGATTCCACCAGAGTCTCCTCATTGGCCTACAAGAGGGCTAAAATGAGTTCCATGAACTTCATAATAATGTGAGTCCATCAAACTCACCCATCTCAGCCCACAACTACCAAACACGGAGATCAAGAATGCAACTGAAACCCAGAAAACCTCTGAAGCAAACTATAACCAGGACTAGGGcctgggagaaggagaagaaagagtgcAGAAGGGTAGTTATGAGATAAGAGTATGTACTTTGGAGTCAGAGACCTGAAAATAGAACCTCCCTCATGTGCCACTTTCTTGCTACATCTAGTCAAGTCACATAATGTCTCTGAGTcttagattttcctttttcttttgctaaatggggtcaataaaaattacttttcattAACATTGTTAGGAAAGCTAAAATAAAGGATTCATGTAAAGCTTTTAGCATTGTACCTAGGATATGGTAAGTGTGCACTAGCTTAagaattaagttaaaaaattatttgagaactCGACTCCTGGAAATGTCCAGGTTTAAAGCTAATCTGGGCCCAGGAGGGACTGTTCCAGAAAGTTCTGCAATAAAGAGGCCCAGAGATCAGCTATGGGTCCCTCTGCCCATCACTACTCACTAGGCTGTGGAGCCTGGACAAGCACCATAATAACATGAATTAATAACAGTAATTAATAACACTAAATAATGTTTATAACATTACCGAATGCCCTCCAATTATCCAAATATACCAAGTTATTGTGAGAATAAATGAGATACATGTAAATCATGTTccagagtaagtgctcagtaagtattaTTTCACAGAGGAGAAGCAGGCTGAATGGCACTAATTAATCTGAAGCCACACTGCTAAGAAGTGGCAGACTGGATACTTTGGTGCCAAGTTCTGAGTTCTTTCCACAACAAAGATATGCCTAACACCCACCACAGATGTTGATGTGCTCCAAAAATATTTGCGTGACagttaatatttggaaaatgatCCTCAAGAGGCATTTTGTGGTATTCCTTCACCCCAATCTGCAGTTTGTAAATGATTACTACAAGAGCGGATATGTGATCCCAAACCTCTTGGCCATAGGTGCTAATTGTTCCCCTATACCTTTTCCTAAATATGCCCAGCCAActcctttataaaatatttattatatctcCTTAAAACGAACATTGCTTAAATTCAGAAGTTGTTGTTTAATCTACACACTTCACTTTATCATGCacaactatacacacacacacatatacacaaagtcACATTATACAATACTAGCACATAGGGGCTATAAAATGAATGTTGTTGACTGCCATCTACACCAACAGATTGGACTTTTACCTTTTCTTCACCagctgaaaggaaaaagaaaactgcaataACAATAAATTCTGGTTGAGGGATTATATAGAGTAGGCAATAGATAACAGCTAGCAACAGTGTGCATGTCAGATAGGAGCTCAGGCCTAGCTGGGTAGAAGCCTCACCCAACGGCTTGCTTGCCGACCTTGAGACTATTACTCAATATCTCTAAGCCTCAAGTGCCTCACTTACCTAAAAAGCAGAGATGATAATAGAACCTACCTCATAGGGATGTCCTGTAAATTAAATCAAGTAATTCCTATAGCAAGCTTATTGTTAAGTCCTGGAAGATAATAATGCCTAATAAGTGTAACTTATtagtattattagtattattattattattattacagttttCCTTATTGTTATTCAAAAATCACAGAAACAagaagacaacaacaaaaaaaagaaagaataaatggataaatgatgAAATTTGGAAAATCCCTTTGGATCAAAACAGTAGTTGTATTTGTAGCCTGCTGtataattttccaaatattcttGCTTCACTCATCAAGTATTTATTGTGTCAGGCAATGCACTGCGTTCTGCAGATACCAGTGAATAAGACAGAGGCAATCCTTGTCCATTTATGCATTAGATCCTCAAAACCACAGTCCTATAAGGTAGATAAATCtacttgacagatgagaaaactgatgacTGAAGAAGTTACAACTTAAAAGCAGACACTGGAACCTGAGgttcaaatatgtattgagtgcctTTCACGTGCTAGGTGCTATACTAGGAACTGGACATACAGAAATGAagctcagatttaaaaaaaatttgctctCATGTTGTTTACTTTCTAGTTGTGAGCATTAGAAAATGTCAAATACATAAAACATCTAATATGTCAGATCGTGAATACACAGAATAATAAATCAGAAAGTGGAGATGGGGAGTTCAGGTGCGATTTTGCACAGGGTTACCTGGGAAACCTCTCCAGAAGGTGCTattgagaaaagacagaaaagatggGGAAACTAAAGAATGATATATTTCACAGGGGTCCATTTAgggtcttcaagaagcctttgattTGCTCAGGGCTTTCCTAATGGCCTCTTTTACCTCCTTGTTTCTCAGGCTATAGATAAGGGGATTCAGCATTGGGGTCACCACGGTGTAGAGCACAGACACCACTCGGTCTCCCTCAGAGGACTGGCCTGTGTTGTCTCGCAGGTACATGAAGATGAGGGTGCCAAAGAAAAGAGCCACGGCAGTGAGGTGGGAGGCGCAGGTGGAGAAGGTCTTGGCCCGGCCTCCAGCAGAGCGGATCTGCAGGATGGCCGTGATGATAAACAGGTAGGACACCGAGATCACCAAGATACAGACAGGCATGACAAAAACAGCAAACACAATAATCACCACTTCCTGAGTGTAGCTGTCCCCACAGGAGAGTTTTAATAGAGGAGGGAGGTCACAGAAAATGAAGTTGATTTCATTGTTTCCACAAAAGGAGAGAGTGAAGGCTGTGACCGTTCGAACAAAGGCACTGAAAAAACCAGCAACGTAAGCCCCAGTGACTAAACCCCAGCAGGCCTTCTCGGTCATGGTGGTGACATAAAGCAGGGGCTGGCACACGGCCGCGTAGCGGTCATAGGCCATGATGGCCAGGAGGTAGCAGTCGATGGAGGCaaagaaggtgaagaggaagaacTGGGTTGCACAGCGAGCCTGGGAGACGGTTGTGCCATTCTCCCACAGCACAGCCAGCATCTGAGGGATGATGGTGGATGCGTAGCAGACGTCCACCAAGGAAAGGTGGCTGAGGAAGAAGTACATTGGGGTGTGGAGCCGACGATCTCCGCGGATCAGAAGGATCATGCCTGTGTTCCCTAACGTAGTGGCAAGATAGAAACTCAAAAATACGAGGAAGAGAGGAACCCTCCACTGGAGATGTTCAGTAAATGCAGTAAGGAAGAACTCCGTCACTACGGTGTAATTCCTTTCAGCCATCCATCCAGTGGTTCACCTGCAACGGCTAAGACAAGAGCCAGAGGAGGGGACACCTCAAGAGGAGTTCAAATGATTTCAAGTAACAAAGCTTTAAATTGAATGTCTTACATGTTGGCACTCAACTTCAACACACTTTTCAGTCAAAGATAGATATAGACAGACATAGAGCTCACTCACTGTAACAGAAGATAAAGAGTGATGAATGCTTCTATCATAGAAAGAACAGAGAGCAAGTGGTTCTCAGACTTACAAGTCAGCACTTGTATTTGCAACTGTCCCCAATTAGCTGTTTGATCTTACACAAggcacttaacctctctgaacctcaatttcctcctctgcCAAAAGGGGATCATAATGCTCACCCTGCTTATGAGATAAGGTTAATGCATAGGTTAAAACAGAGGCAAAAGCACATTGCACATTGGAAAGCTAAAAGCACTCCACATATATAAGGtggctatttaaaattttaaatgaatgttttaaggaaggaaaatttatattctcttaacaaaaacatataaacaaaaatatctatTAGCAATCAGCAATGGGCTCTGCTTGTAGGAATATTACTATTCTCAGTCTAACAACATGAAAGTTTAACAAACAGCTGTTACCCTAATTAGAGTTGACTGGCTTATTAAGGGTGTACATAAACACATACTCAAATGTTAACCTTGAAATCAAAAGAGCAAACGTAAGTTTTTTTAGGCACCTAACAAAGCTCCATAAACCTCGTTTGGTCATTCTCAAAGCCCCTAATAAAAACAGTGCTTGAAAATAAACAGCATCCAAATTTGaaagcagaaatatttttgtagtCTGGTGTTGTCTGAGTGCTGTTGGAGAAATTCAGGTTAATAAATTTGGGGGTTCTTAGTGGAGTTCTAGAACAGGGCGGTAAAGGAGAGCTTCCATAGTGTTTGAATTCCTGATGTACCAGCAGCCAGACTAATACTGAGCT
Above is a genomic segment from Chlorocebus sabaeus isolate Y175 chromosome 1, mChlSab1.0.hap1, whole genome shotgun sequence containing:
- the OR9Q2 gene encoding olfactory receptor 9Q2, whose protein sequence is MAERNYTVVTEFFLTAFTEHLQWRVPLFLVFLSFYLATTLGNTGMILLIRGDRRLHTPMYFFLSHLSLVDVCYASTIIPQMLAVLWENGTTVSQARCATQFFLFTFFASIDCYLLAIMAYDRYAAVCQPLLYVTTMTEKACWGLVTGAYVAGFFSAFVRTVTAFTLSFCGNNEINFIFCDLPPLLKLSCGDSYTQEVVIIVFAVFVMPVCILVISVSYLFIITAILQIRSAGGRAKTFSTCASHLTAVALFFGTLIFMYLRDNTGQSSEGDRVVSVLYTVVTPMLNPLIYSLRNKEVKEAIRKALSKSKAS